Proteins encoded together in one Synergistota bacterium window:
- the flhF gene encoding flagellar biosynthesis protein FlhF, which translates to MRLVKRKSFIAESEAEAIRKAKEELGSDIVILETKRFKKGGFLGLFAKRYVEVIVGVPEKEKRESDARFEILTKLLSERKASYTPSLAEERKKSLSESDRIEVLEKDIREVKELIGVFLERLGQIDLSVKEEKKFGEGGKLYNFLLEQEIKERHAEEILRAFLEKGASFKGLSWRDLRKELAKVVAESIKVSPVKLKENGTQVAAFVGPTGVGKTTTIAKLAAIFALFEERKVALVTADTYRIAAVEQLKTYAKIIGIPIEIVFTPQEVRRAIEKHLDAELILMDTAGRSHYDSMKMSELKSYIEASSPDEVHLVLSLNTKYRDLEEIVRRFSCVPLHKMVLTKLDETSTFGNILNLVKDFSIPISYVTNGQDVPKDIEVADPVKLSEVILRLRGCKGEVIED; encoded by the coding sequence TTGAGGCTCGTTAAAAGGAAATCCTTTATAGCTGAAAGTGAGGCAGAAGCTATAAGGAAAGCTAAAGAGGAGCTTGGTAGTGATATAGTTATTCTTGAAACCAAGCGTTTTAAAAAGGGAGGATTTCTGGGTCTATTTGCAAAAAGGTATGTTGAGGTTATCGTTGGAGTCCCTGAGAAGGAGAAGAGGGAGAGCGATGCACGTTTTGAGATCCTAACTAAGCTTCTTTCGGAAAGGAAGGCCTCTTATACTCCCTCTTTAGCGGAGGAAAGGAAAAAGAGTCTTTCAGAGAGCGACAGGATAGAGGTATTAGAGAAGGATATAAGGGAGGTTAAAGAGCTTATAGGGGTATTTTTAGAAAGGTTAGGTCAAATTGACCTTTCGGTTAAAGAGGAGAAGAAGTTTGGAGAGGGTGGTAAATTATATAATTTCTTGTTAGAACAGGAGATAAAGGAGCGACACGCTGAAGAGATTTTAAGGGCATTTTTAGAAAAGGGCGCATCTTTCAAGGGGCTTTCATGGAGGGATCTTAGGAAAGAGCTTGCCAAAGTAGTAGCAGAGTCTATAAAAGTTTCTCCGGTAAAGCTTAAGGAAAATGGCACGCAGGTTGCAGCTTTTGTTGGGCCTACTGGTGTAGGGAAGACTACAACTATAGCTAAGCTTGCAGCAATATTCGCTCTTTTTGAGGAAAGGAAGGTTGCCTTGGTTACTGCTGATACCTATAGGATAGCTGCGGTGGAACAGCTTAAGACTTATGCGAAGATAATAGGTATACCTATAGAGATAGTTTTTACACCTCAGGAGGTAAGAAGAGCAATAGAAAAGCATCTTGACGCAGAGCTCATACTTATGGATACTGCTGGTAGAAGCCACTATGATAGCATGAAGATGTCTGAGCTAAAGTCCTATATAGAGGCAAGCTCGCCTGATGAGGTTCACTTGGTATTAAGTCTTAATACGAAGTATAGAGATTTGGAGGAAATAGTTAGGAGGTTTAGCTGTGTTCCGCTTCACAAGATGGTTTTAACCAAGCTTGATGAGACATCTACCTTTGGTAACATTCTCAACTTGGTTAAGGATTTTTCCATTCCGATATCCTATGTTACTAACGGTCAAGATGTTCCAAAGGATATAGAGGTAGCTGATCCAGTGAAACTTTCGGAAGTGATCTTAAGGTTAAGGGGTTGTAAGGGGGAGGTAATAGAGGATTGA
- a CDS encoding MinD/ParA family protein, producing the protein MIRDQAEGLRELVKRSRDFGAVARPARLARIISVASGKGGVGKTNLVVNLGIALAKRGSRVLIIDADLGLANVDIVLGLTSRYNLYHVIKGEKKIHEIIVDGPEGIKVIAGGAGIQELANLSSSQRVQFIASLSELDSYADIILIDTSAGISQNVLGFVLASDETIVITTPEPTAIRDAYGIIKAIALGNKDAKIRLLINMASSMEEAEDVASRIETVARQFLDISVDKLGFILKDPVVSEAVIRQKPFIIVYPTSKAARCVGSVADRLLGFEEKDLHEPRGVKGFLLKFVSLFRGR; encoded by the coding sequence TTGATAAGGGATCAGGCTGAGGGGTTAAGAGAGCTTGTTAAAAGAAGCAGGGATTTTGGAGCTGTAGCTCGCCCTGCTCGGCTTGCTCGAATAATATCGGTTGCAAGTGGAAAGGGAGGAGTGGGTAAGACAAATCTTGTTGTTAATCTTGGCATAGCCTTGGCTAAAAGGGGAAGTAGGGTTCTTATTATAGATGCTGATCTTGGGTTAGCTAATGTAGATATAGTTCTTGGTCTGACCTCTCGCTATAACCTTTATCATGTTATAAAAGGTGAGAAAAAGATACACGAGATAATAGTTGATGGTCCTGAGGGTATAAAGGTTATAGCAGGGGGAGCTGGTATTCAGGAGCTCGCTAACCTCTCAAGCTCTCAGAGAGTTCAATTTATAGCAAGCCTAAGCGAGCTTGATTCTTATGCGGATATAATCTTGATTGATACGAGCGCTGGGATATCTCAAAACGTTTTAGGTTTCGTTTTAGCCTCCGATGAAACTATAGTTATTACCACACCTGAGCCTACAGCTATAAGAGATGCATATGGGATAATTAAAGCTATCGCCTTAGGTAATAAGGATGCGAAGATAAGGCTACTTATTAACATGGCGTCAAGTATGGAAGAGGCGGAGGATGTTGCCTCAAGGATAGAAACTGTAGCGAGGCAGTTTCTCGATATAAGTGTGGATAAGCTAGGCTTTATTCTTAAAGATCCTGTAGTTTCGGAAGCTGTGATAAGGCAGAAGCCTTTTATAATAGTTTATCCTACATCTAAAGCTGCTCGTTGCGTCGGAAGCGTGGCCGATCGGTTATTAGGTTTTGAGGAGAAAGACCTGCATGAGCCTCGAGGTGTTAAGGGCTTCTTACTCAAGTTTGTATCCCTCTTTAGAGGGAGGTAA
- a CDS encoding PilZ domain-containing protein — protein sequence MFPPSLKVRVGSKAYFEIEGGLFKGTFPTRIEDIDERDKLVLVAYPLYKGALVPLRGERYYLWITTARGIYKYPVEIVGVKEEKVILLILKVVGSGEHIQRRRFVRVEVNIPFTYRLKGRTGSSKKGYTKDLSAGGLRGVFEEPLLVGQRILIRLDLGDGLGPMVLEGKVVRVDLKDDSIEHGVEFLNLGEKLVRRIMRFVFKKERELREKGLI from the coding sequence ATTTTTCCGCCGTCTCTTAAAGTTAGAGTTGGCTCTAAGGCTTATTTTGAGATAGAGGGAGGTTTATTTAAAGGAACCTTTCCTACTAGAATAGAGGATATAGATGAGAGAGATAAATTAGTGTTAGTAGCCTATCCCCTTTATAAGGGTGCTCTTGTACCCTTAAGGGGGGAAAGATATTATCTCTGGATTACGACTGCGCGGGGGATATATAAGTATCCGGTGGAGATAGTTGGGGTTAAGGAAGAGAAAGTTATTCTCTTAATTCTTAAGGTGGTTGGCTCTGGGGAGCATATTCAGCGTAGGAGATTTGTTAGGGTTGAGGTTAACATTCCGTTTACCTATAGGCTTAAAGGTAGGACTGGTTCCTCTAAAAAGGGCTATACTAAGGACTTAAGCGCTGGCGGCTTAAGAGGGGTTTTTGAAGAACCCCTTCTTGTTGGACAGAGGATTCTCATTAGGTTAGATCTCGGAGATGGATTAGGCCCTATGGTTTTAGAGGGAAAAGTGGTTAGAGTTGATCTAAAGGATGATAGTATAGAGCATGGAGTTGAGTTTTTAAACCTGGGTGAAAAGCTCGTTAGGAGGATAATGCGGTTTGTTTTTAAGAAAGAGAGAGAGTTAAGGGAGAAAGGACTTATATGA
- a CDS encoding PilZ domain-containing protein — protein MKEGVLYEGMSVELELGKNICLKGRILRPTLDGNLVIVFDRGAVLPQVRPGEKVNIIWNEKGKLFKGEAEIRGRGGKIIPFLEVSSPHAFVPIERRRHRRVKALIPVEYRKVSGGLFKSTHTIDISGGGLRLKVDDDIEVDDELEVLIYLPESDVISALARVVRIEERGDEREAGLEFMIIDERFRRNIINFVFKTELKERQKVG, from the coding sequence ATGAAAGAGGGCGTGCTTTATGAGGGTATGTCTGTGGAGCTGGAGCTTGGAAAGAATATATGTTTAAAAGGGAGGATTCTTAGACCGACCTTGGATGGCAATTTAGTTATAGTTTTCGATAGAGGAGCGGTTTTACCTCAGGTTAGGCCTGGGGAAAAGGTAAACATTATATGGAACGAAAAGGGAAAGCTATTTAAGGGTGAAGCTGAGATAAGGGGAAGGGGAGGCAAGATAATTCCCTTTTTGGAGGTATCCTCTCCCCATGCCTTCGTGCCTATCGAGAGAAGGAGACATAGAAGGGTTAAGGCTTTAATTCCTGTAGAGTATAGAAAGGTCAGTGGAGGGCTTTTTAAAAGTACTCATACCATAGATATAAGTGGGGGTGGTCTCAGGTTAAAGGTTGATGATGATATAGAGGTTGATGATGAACTTGAAGTTTTGATATACTTACCTGAAAGTGATGTTATTTCTGCCCTTGCTAGGGTTGTCAGGATAGAGGAAAGAGGAGACGAGAGAGAGGCTGGATTGGAATTTATGATTATAGATGAGCGCTTTAGGAGGAATATAATAAACTTTGTGTTTAAAACTGAGCTGAAAGAGAGGCAGAAGGTTGGATGA
- a CDS encoding chemotaxis response regulator protein-glutamate methylesterase, whose protein sequence is MSKIRVLVVDDSALMRKVITDMLHEDPEIEVVGTARDGYDAIKKVHELKPDVVTLDIEMPKLDGLNTLGYIMSEAPLPVIMLSSYTREGAESTLKALEYGAFDFVPKPSGPISLDIRRVKEELIAKIKAAYRADLSRLKFLLPRRERKLEKIEKVSVAKVNAVIAIASSTGGPRALQEVIPKLPSDIRASILIVQHMPKGFTKSLADRLDSLSQVDVKEARENDILKEGLALVAPGDYHMVVRKEADGVVIKLNQDPPLWGVRPSADVTMLSVAEVFKNRVIGVVLTGMGRDGANGLKKIKEYGGVTIAEDKTTCVVFGMPKVAIEEGAVEIVAPVNEIADRIMEALRRLS, encoded by the coding sequence ATGAGTAAGATTCGCGTTTTGGTTGTAGATGACTCAGCTTTGATGAGGAAGGTTATTACGGATATGCTTCATGAAGATCCAGAGATAGAAGTAGTAGGAACGGCAAGAGACGGTTACGATGCTATAAAAAAGGTTCATGAGCTTAAACCCGATGTGGTAACCCTTGATATAGAAATGCCTAAACTTGATGGGCTTAATACTCTTGGCTACATAATGAGTGAGGCCCCTCTTCCCGTGATAATGTTAAGTAGCTATACACGTGAGGGTGCTGAATCTACGTTAAAAGCTCTTGAATATGGGGCTTTTGATTTTGTTCCTAAACCTTCAGGGCCTATATCTCTTGATATAAGAAGAGTTAAGGAAGAGCTCATAGCTAAGATAAAGGCTGCATATAGAGCTGATTTAAGCAGATTAAAGTTTCTTCTACCGAGGAGAGAAAGGAAGCTTGAAAAGATTGAAAAGGTCTCAGTGGCTAAAGTTAATGCTGTGATTGCTATAGCTTCTTCAACAGGTGGCCCTAGGGCTCTTCAGGAGGTTATTCCTAAGCTTCCTTCAGATATACGGGCTTCTATACTTATAGTTCAGCACATGCCTAAAGGGTTTACTAAATCTCTTGCTGATAGATTAGACTCTCTTTCTCAAGTAGATGTTAAAGAAGCGAGGGAAAATGATATACTAAAGGAGGGACTCGCTTTAGTGGCTCCAGGTGACTATCATATGGTGGTGAGGAAAGAAGCGGATGGTGTGGTGATAAAGCTAAATCAGGATCCTCCTCTTTGGGGGGTTCGACCGTCAGCTGATGTTACGATGCTTTCGGTGGCTGAGGTGTTTAAAAATAGGGTTATCGGAGTTGTTTTAACCGGTATGGGTAGAGATGGAGCTAATGGGTTAAAGAAGATAAAAGAGTATGGTGGTGTGACGATAGCGGAAGACAAAACTACTTGCGTTGTCTTTGGGATGCCCAAAGTCGCTATAGAGGAGGGGGCCGTGGAGATAGTTGCCCCCGTGAATGAAATAGCAGATAGAATAATGGAAGCCTTACGAAGGCTAAGTTAG
- a CDS encoding chemotaxis protein CheA: MGMSQYLQVFLDESAENLQRLNELILELEKDPSNTDLLNEVFRIAHTLKGMSATMGFDTLAELTHEMENLLDKLRKGELTSSSDVVDVLFECLDVLEAMIEEIRNTGRCSIGASSTITKLRVLSGEREKAPPETVKAVKAPSLVDIPMELNEYDKEVIKEAFHKSFNVYKIKVTLDEGCLLKAARAYIVFHELGRIGEIIKSLPPVEDIEEEKFENEFTLLYVSKEGENVIRSKIEAVSEIKKVEISRIEPEKAEVEKKVVTPSVEIKEEEVEKVIKGLEEIHPEPEAVSVSPVEREKLLRQKVKGMRTIRVDIDRLDDLMNLVGELVINKTRLVQIGSVYKLTELDETLAQIGRITNELQAVVMKLRMVPIEHVFNRFPRMVRDLAREEGKEVEFIIEGKETELDRTVIDEIGDPLVHLLRNAIDHGIEPPAERERLGKPPKGLLRLSARHEGNYVVIEVQDDGKGMDIEKIKRKAIEKGIATPEELERMSENEVLMLTTLPGFSTSERITEVSGRGVGLDVVKSKVEALNGVLEIQTERGKGTRVIVKLPLTLAIIQALLTKVGEEIYAIPLANIDETLSITPQDIKLVRNQEVILLRGSVLPLVKLHELLEVPVETGKNGGEYAVVVTRVGERRAGLVVDSLIGQQEIVIKSLGKLLKGIKGISGATILGDGKVALILDVVPLIT; the protein is encoded by the coding sequence ATGGGGATGTCTCAGTATTTACAGGTATTTCTTGATGAGTCAGCGGAAAACCTTCAGAGGCTAAACGAGCTTATTTTGGAACTAGAAAAAGATCCGAGTAATACAGACCTCTTGAATGAGGTCTTTAGGATAGCTCATACTCTAAAGGGAATGTCAGCTACTATGGGATTTGATACTCTCGCTGAGCTTACTCATGAGATGGAAAACCTGTTAGACAAGCTTCGTAAAGGAGAGCTTACCTCTTCCTCTGACGTGGTTGATGTTTTGTTTGAATGTCTTGATGTTCTTGAAGCTATGATAGAGGAGATAAGAAATACAGGAAGGTGTAGTATAGGGGCTTCCTCTACCATAACTAAGCTTAGGGTCCTTTCGGGAGAGAGAGAAAAAGCTCCTCCAGAGACTGTAAAGGCTGTTAAGGCTCCAAGCCTGGTTGATATTCCTATGGAGCTAAATGAGTATGATAAAGAGGTTATTAAGGAGGCTTTTCATAAGTCATTTAACGTATATAAGATAAAGGTCACTTTGGATGAAGGTTGTTTGCTTAAGGCTGCACGTGCCTATATAGTTTTTCATGAGCTTGGGCGAATTGGCGAGATAATAAAGTCGCTTCCTCCCGTTGAAGACATTGAGGAAGAAAAATTTGAGAATGAATTCACCCTTCTTTATGTAAGTAAGGAAGGAGAGAACGTTATAAGATCAAAGATAGAGGCGGTCTCAGAGATTAAGAAGGTGGAAATCTCCAGGATTGAGCCCGAGAAGGCCGAGGTGGAGAAAAAGGTGGTTACACCTTCGGTTGAAATTAAGGAGGAAGAGGTAGAGAAGGTTATCAAGGGCTTGGAGGAGATTCATCCTGAGCCTGAGGCTGTGTCTGTGAGCCCTGTTGAAAGGGAGAAGCTGTTAAGGCAGAAGGTCAAAGGTATGAGAACCATAAGGGTCGATATTGATAGGCTTGATGATTTGATGAATCTCGTTGGAGAGCTGGTTATAAATAAGACTAGGCTTGTTCAAATAGGTTCCGTTTACAAGCTAACCGAGCTTGATGAGACGCTTGCTCAGATAGGGAGGATAACCAATGAGCTTCAGGCTGTGGTTATGAAGCTTAGAATGGTTCCTATAGAGCACGTATTTAATAGGTTTCCAAGGATGGTAAGGGATCTTGCTCGCGAGGAAGGGAAGGAAGTTGAGTTCATTATAGAGGGTAAGGAGACAGAACTTGATAGAACTGTAATAGACGAGATAGGGGATCCTCTCGTTCATCTTCTTAGAAATGCCATCGATCATGGTATAGAGCCTCCTGCGGAAAGGGAAAGGTTGGGCAAGCCTCCCAAAGGTTTGCTCAGGCTTTCTGCTCGTCATGAAGGAAATTATGTAGTAATAGAGGTTCAGGATGATGGTAAGGGTATGGATATAGAGAAGATAAAGCGTAAGGCTATTGAAAAGGGAATAGCTACTCCTGAGGAGCTAGAAAGAATGTCTGAAAATGAGGTTTTGATGTTAACCACCCTTCCTGGTTTCAGTACCTCAGAGAGAATCACGGAGGTTTCGGGAAGAGGTGTCGGGCTAGATGTAGTTAAGTCCAAGGTGGAGGCTTTAAATGGAGTTCTTGAGATTCAGACTGAAAGAGGCAAAGGGACCAGGGTTATAGTTAAGCTTCCTCTTACGTTAGCTATAATCCAGGCCCTTTTAACGAAGGTTGGGGAGGAGATATACGCTATACCTCTTGCTAACATAGATGAGACTTTAAGTATCACTCCTCAGGATATAAAGCTTGTAAGAAATCAGGAGGTTATATTGCTTAGGGGAAGTGTTCTTCCCTTAGTTAAGCTGCATGAGTTACTTGAGGTTCCTGTTGAAACCGGCAAAAATGGTGGGGAGTATGCTGTTGTGGTGACTCGCGTTGGAGAAAGGAGGGCAGGACTTGTTGTAGATAGTCTCATAGGTCAGCAGGAAATAGTTATAAAATCGCTTGGTAAGCTCTTAAAGGGAATAAAGGGTATAAGCGGAGCTACTATCCTTGGTGATGGGAAGGTGGCTCTGATTCTTGATGTGGTGCCTTTGATAACCTAA
- a CDS encoding chemotaxis protein CheC translates to MSEGDLISRLTAAQLDALKEAGNIGAGNAATALYQMIGKKIMMTVPRAAVIPLSQVPDVLGGPEVLVAGVFLRVLGDVPGSILFVMPKDSALYLVDMLMGRPESSTQVLSELDQSALKEIGNILASSYLNALATFTRLTFLPTVPALAFDMAGAILDVILAELGQLGDYALLIETRFQAESAHVEGHFFLIPDPGSLSIILRALGVDDDGASN, encoded by the coding sequence ATGAGCGAGGGGGATTTGATAAGCAGATTAACTGCTGCCCAGCTTGATGCTTTAAAGGAAGCTGGAAACATAGGAGCAGGTAATGCTGCCACCGCTTTGTATCAGATGATAGGCAAGAAGATCATGATGACAGTTCCTCGAGCTGCGGTTATTCCACTATCTCAGGTTCCTGATGTTTTAGGAGGGCCAGAGGTGCTTGTTGCTGGAGTTTTTTTAAGGGTTCTTGGAGATGTTCCTGGAAGCATCTTATTTGTAATGCCGAAAGATAGCGCTCTTTATTTAGTTGATATGCTTATGGGAAGACCTGAAAGCAGTACTCAAGTTTTAAGTGAGCTAGATCAATCGGCCTTGAAGGAGATAGGTAATATTTTGGCGAGCTCCTATCTTAACGCTTTAGCAACCTTTACTAGGCTTACCTTTTTACCAACCGTACCAGCGTTAGCCTTTGATATGGCTGGGGCCATATTGGATGTGATTTTGGCAGAGCTCGGACAGCTTGGAGATTATGCGCTTCTTATTGAAACCCGCTTTCAGGCTGAATCCGCTCATGTGGAAGGGCATTTCTTTCTCATACCTGACCCTGGTTCCTTAAGCATTATACTTAGGGCACTTGGAGTTGATGATGATGGGGCAAGTAATTAG
- a CDS encoding chemotaxis protein CheD (catalyzes the conversion of glutamine residues to glutamate on methyl-accepting chemotaxis receptors) has protein sequence MGQVIRVGIADFNIAKSPDILVTLGLGSCVGVALYDKVAKIGGLAHIMLPDSKQAREGQNPAKFADSAIPLLIEKMERAGASKSRIVAKIAGGAQMFSFSDKNLQLSIGKRNVEAVKAVLAQEKIPLVSEDTGGGYGRSVELHTDTGKFIIRTVGHGIKEL, from the coding sequence ATGGGGCAAGTAATTAGGGTAGGAATAGCAGATTTTAATATTGCTAAAAGTCCAGATATCCTAGTAACCCTTGGTTTGGGTTCATGTGTGGGTGTGGCTTTATACGATAAAGTTGCTAAGATAGGCGGATTAGCGCACATTATGTTGCCTGATAGTAAACAAGCGAGGGAAGGACAAAATCCGGCTAAGTTCGCTGATTCCGCTATACCCTTGCTTATTGAGAAGATGGAGAGGGCTGGAGCCTCTAAAAGCAGGATAGTCGCAAAAATCGCGGGAGGAGCTCAGATGTTTTCCTTTTCAGATAAGAACCTTCAGCTTAGCATAGGGAAGAGAAATGTTGAGGCTGTTAAGGCGGTTCTTGCTCAGGAGAAGATCCCTCTGGTTTCGGAAGATACAGGTGGAGGCTATGGTAGGTCCGTAGAGCTTCATACCGACACAGGTAAGTTTATCATAAGGACGGTGGGACATGGAATTAAAGAGCTTTAG